Proteins encoded by one window of Akkermansia muciniphila ATCC BAA-835:
- a CDS encoding aldose epimerase family protein, whose translation MIFGTLPGGAPVELFELSSDKLTVRISNYGGRIISVVKDGMDMIVGPKHFEDMLKDTCYCGAICGRVANRIAKGRFSIDGDSRTVAVNNGPNHLHGGIQGFDSKVWQVQEAGRNTLVLTLHSADGEENYPGNLEVVATYTVVEETLHLRLEAYADAATIVNLTNHAYWNLSGKPTIDSMTLEIRASAYTPVDATNIPDGRILPVEGTDFDLRKAALLGERNSAAHPDTAAGLDHNYVLDSEPGDKIAAILLDPESRHRLIVATDAPGLQVYTGEYLPQARQGIALEAQGFPNAVNTPHFPSVILRPGQSSTRSITWTVR comes from the coding sequence ATGATCTTCGGCACCTTACCCGGCGGCGCACCTGTAGAATTGTTTGAACTGTCTTCCGACAAGCTGACGGTACGCATCAGCAACTACGGGGGGCGCATCATCTCCGTCGTCAAGGACGGCATGGACATGATCGTAGGGCCCAAGCACTTTGAAGACATGCTGAAAGACACCTGTTATTGCGGTGCGATTTGCGGCCGTGTCGCGAATCGCATCGCAAAAGGCAGGTTCTCCATTGACGGGGATTCCCGCACCGTGGCCGTCAACAACGGCCCCAACCACCTGCACGGCGGCATCCAGGGGTTCGACAGCAAAGTCTGGCAGGTGCAGGAAGCCGGGCGCAATACGCTGGTGCTGACCCTGCACTCCGCAGACGGTGAGGAAAATTACCCCGGCAACCTGGAAGTGGTAGCCACCTACACCGTGGTGGAAGAAACCCTTCATCTCCGCCTGGAAGCGTATGCGGACGCAGCCACAATCGTCAACCTCACCAACCACGCTTACTGGAACCTGTCCGGCAAACCCACCATTGATTCCATGACCCTGGAGATACGGGCCTCCGCCTATACTCCGGTGGATGCGACCAATATCCCCGACGGCCGTATTCTTCCCGTGGAAGGAACGGACTTTGACCTGCGGAAAGCAGCCCTGCTGGGGGAACGCAACTCCGCCGCCCACCCGGACACCGCCGCCGGACTGGACCACAACTACGTGCTGGATTCCGAACCGGGCGACAAAATCGCCGCCATCCTTCTTGATCCGGAATCCCGGCACCGCCTGATTGTGGCGACGGATGCTCCCGGCCTCCAGGTATATACCGGGGAATACCTGCCCCAGGCGCGCCAGGGAATAGCGCTGGAAGCCCAGGGCTTCCCCAATGCCGTCAATACCCCCCACTTCCCCAGCGTCATTCTGCGTCCCGGCCAATCCTCCACGCGCAGCATTACCTGGACTGTCAGATAG
- a CDS encoding glycine zipper 2TM domain-containing protein, translating to MKTASILTIGCAAMALSITSCTNFGSPNTYNLNEIGGAQETYTGTVTSVENVKIQANNANTGTGIGAVAGGLTGAMFGGGNAKFATAAGGAILGGIAGNQIDKAVNNTTGERITVRLDQKRNGTRNYTVVQVASRNNPIQVGQRVRVIIGNNGSRVLAY from the coding sequence ATGAAAACAGCTTCCATTCTTACCATCGGCTGTGCAGCCATGGCGCTGTCCATTACTTCCTGCACCAACTTCGGTTCCCCGAACACCTATAACCTGAACGAAATCGGCGGAGCCCAGGAAACCTATACCGGCACGGTCACCAGCGTGGAAAACGTCAAGATCCAGGCCAATAACGCCAACACCGGCACCGGAATCGGCGCCGTGGCGGGCGGGTTGACCGGCGCCATGTTCGGGGGCGGCAACGCCAAATTCGCGACGGCGGCGGGCGGCGCCATTCTGGGCGGCATTGCCGGCAACCAGATTGACAAGGCCGTCAACAACACGACCGGGGAACGCATCACCGTGCGTCTGGACCAGAAGAGGAACGGCACCCGCAACTACACGGTCGTCCAGGTCGCCAGCAGGAACAACCCGATTCAGGTCGGGCAGCGCGTGCGCGTGATCATCGGCAACAACGGTTCCCGCGTGCTGGCCTATTAA